A stretch of the Musa acuminata AAA Group cultivar baxijiao chromosome BXJ2-7, Cavendish_Baxijiao_AAA, whole genome shotgun sequence genome encodes the following:
- the LOC135616835 gene encoding DEAD-box ATP-dependent RNA helicase 27-like: MSPAVEFHQVRKEKPNKKRKNRPKPDVGADANSVEGPVPVAEEEEVRHEEENEDKCHRDSDEEKDDAREARDGDDVGDGAEETAPSAKKKKKGFGILTSEPFSRLPLSDLTMKAIQEMGFENMTQIQARAIPPLLAGKEVMGAARTGSGKTLAFLIPAVELLHNIHFMPRNGTGVIIICPTRELAIQTHAVAKDLLKYHSQTLGLVIGGAGRKGEAEHLAKGVNLLVATPGRLLDHLKNTKGFIYKNLMFLIIDEADRILEANFEEDMKQILKCLPKARQTALFTATQTKQVEEFACLSFKEKPIYVGVDDGRSKVTVEGLQQGYCVVPSNKRFLVLYAFLKRNLSKKIMVFFSSCNSVKYHSELLRYIQIDCFDIHGKQKQQKRTATFFDFCKAQKGILLCTDVAARGLDIPAVDWIVQYDPPDEPKEYIHRVGRTARGEGSEGNALLFLLPEEVQFLLYLKEAKVPVKEYEFNEKKVPNLQSHLEKLVGENYFLSQSAKDAYKSYILAYNSHSMKNVFNVHHLNLKDVATSLCFVSPPKVNLDLESSASKFRKKTHKIDGGQHGISASNPYGRQKADDQRQFARY; this comes from the exons ATGTCTCCCGCGGTGGAGTTTCACCAGGTTAGGAAGGAGAAGCCCaacaagaagaggaagaacaGGCCGAAACCCGACGTGGGTGCGGACGCCAACAGTGTCGAAGGCCCCGTACCGGTGGCGGAAGAGGAAGAAGTCCGACACGAAGAAGAGAACGAAGATAAGTGCCACCGGGACTCGGATGAGGAGAAGGACGATGCCCGCGAAGCGAGAGACGGAGATGACGTCGGTGACGGCGCGGAGGAGACGGCTCCCTCcgccaagaagaagaaaaagggattTGGGATCTTGACTTCCGAGCCCTTCTCTCGGCTCCCCCTTTCCGATCTCACCATGAAGGCCATCCAAGAGATGGGGTTTGAGAACATGACGCAG ATTCAAGCTAGAGCGATACCACCTCTGTTGGCAGGGAAAGAGGTGATGGGTGCTGCCAGGACAGGTTCTGGAAAGACTCTTGCTTTCTTGATACCTGCAGTCGAGTTGCTGCATAATATCCATTTTATGCCTCGGAACGGCACTGGGGTTATCATTATCTGTCCAACAAGGGAGCTTGCCATTCAA ACACATGCTGTGGCGAAGGATCTTTTGAAGTACCATTCACAGACTCTTGGTTTGGTTATTGGTGGTGCTGGACGAAAAGGAGAAGCTGAGCATCTTGCTAAGGGGGTAAATTTATTGGTGGCTACACCTGGAAGGCTTTTGGACCATCTCAAAAACACCAAAGGATTCATTTACAAAAATCTGATG TTTCTTATAATTGATGAAGCTGATCGAATTTTGGAGGCTAACTTTGAGGAAGATATGAAGCAAATATTAAAGTGTTTGCCAAAG GCAAGGCAAACTGCCCTTTTTACTGCCACCCAAACCAAGCAG GTTGAGGAATTTGCTTGTTTGTCATTTAAGGAAAAGCCAATATATGTTGGAGTTGATGATGGGAGGTCAAAG GTCACTGTTGAAGGGTTGCAGCAAGGATATTGTGTAGTTCCAAGTAACAAAAGGTTTCTGGTCTTGTATGCTTTTCTGAAGAGAAACCTTTCGAAAAAGATAATGGTCTTCTTTTCTTCCTGCAACTCAGTCAAGTACCATTCAGAACTTCTCAGATATATTCAAATTGATTGTTTTGATATCCATGGAAAGCAAAAGCAGCAGAAACGCACAGCCACTTTTTTTGACTTCTGCAAGGCACAAAAGGGTATACTACTCTGCACTGATGTAGCTGCTCGGGGACTTGATATTCCTGCGGTG GATTGGATTGTGCAATATGATCCTCCTGACGAACCAAAG GAGTACATTCACAGGGTTGGCCGGACAGCTCGTGGGGAAGGCAGCGAAGGCAATGCTTTGCTTTTCCTATTGCCTGAAGAGGTGCAATTCCTCCTCTATTTGAAG GAAGCAAAGGTACCTGTCAAGGAATACGAGTTTAATGAAAAGAAAGTGCCAAATTTGCAATCTCACCTG GAGAAACTAGTGGGAGAAAACTACTTTCTAAGCCAGTCAGCTAAAGATGCATACAAATCCTATATTTTAGCCTACAATTCACATTCTATGAAGAATGTCTTTAATGTGCACCACCTCAATCTCAAG GATGTGGCTACTTCTCTTTGCTTTGTCTCACCCCCAAAGGTGAATTTAGATCTGGAAAGCAGTGCATCCAAGTTCAGGAAGAAGACGCACAAAATTGATGGAGGCCAACACGGCATCAGTGCAAGCAACCCCTATGGGAGACAGAAGGCTGATGATCAAAGACAGTTTGCACGATACTAA
- the LOC135616085 gene encoding thermospermine synthase ACAULIS5-like, with protein MGDISSSNGNGSGLLGDGRRKSCWYEEEIEQNLRWCFALNSILHTGSSQYQDIALLDTKPFGKALVLDGKLQSAEMDEFIYHESLVHPALLHHHNPKHIFIMGGGEGSTAREILRHRTVERVVMCDIDQEVVDFCKSHLLANKEAFFDPRLHVVINDARAELEKRKDKFDVIVGDLADPIEGGPCYKLYTKSFYEETLKPRLNQGGIFVTQAGPAGVFSHTEVFSCIYNTLRHVFRYVVPYSAHIPSYADTWGWVMASDSPFTLDAEKLDSRIRQRIEGENRYVDGETFASASILSKAVRKSLAKETQLYTEGTAKFIYGHGNCTNIAST; from the exons ATGGGTGACATCTCGAGCTCTAATGGGAACGGGAGTGGCCTGCTGGGTGATGGTAGGAGAAAGAGCTGTTGGTACGAAGAGGAGATCGAGCAGAACCTGAGATGGTGCTTTGCTCTTAACAG CATTTTGCATACAGGATCCTCGCAGTATCAGGACATCGCTTTACTTGACACGAAGCCCTTCGGCAAG GCTCTAGTTCTTGATGGAAAGCTGCAGAGTGCTGAAATGGACGAGTTCATTTACCATGAATCCCTGGTTCATCCAGCCCTCCTGCACCACCACAA CCCTAAGCACATCTTTATAATGGGTGGCGGTGAGGGGTCTACGGCGAGAGAAATACTCAGGCACAGGACAGTAGAGAGGGTGGTCATGTGTGACATAGATCAG GAAGTGGTAGATTTCTGCAAATCGCATCTGCTTGCTAACAAAGAAGCCTTCTTCGATCCCAGACTCCACGTTGTAATAAATGATGCTAG AGCCGAGTtggagaagaggaaggacaagTTCGACGTGATAGTGGGAGATCTGGCTGATCCGATCGAAGGAGGCCCCTGCTACAAGCTCTATACCAAATCTTTCTACGAGGAGACGCTCAAACCCAGACTCAACCAGGGTGGAATCTTTGTCACTCAG GCAGGGCCTGCAGGAGTCTTTTCACATACAGAGGTTTTCTCCTGCATCTACAACACGCTAAGACATGTTTTCAGAT ATGTTGTGCCTTACTCTGCTCACATTCCCTCGTATGCCGACACATGGGGTTGGGTGATG GCATCTGATTCCCCGTTCACTCTCGACGCCGAGAAGCTCGACTCACGGATTCGGCAGCGGATCGAAGGAGAGAACAGATACGTCGATGGGGAAACCTTTGCCTCGGCTTCTATCTTGAGCAAAGCTGTCAGGAAATC GCTGGCAAAGGAGACGCAGTTGTACACGGAAGGCACGGCCAAGTTCATCTATGGCCATGGAAACTGCACCAACATCGCATCTACGTGA
- the LOC103990372 gene encoding ribosome-recycling factor, chloroplastic, whose product MALRSFSPAASARSVNPSLTAASLLPSRTGSIIRAPGNIHGGNISLGKHMSSLSSSSNYVRLQEGVNAFFSSLLVSRNSKRRARVIRCATIEEIEAEKSVIEKDAKERMEKTIETVRASFNAVRTGRANPSMLDRVEVEYYGSPVSLKSIAQISTPDGSTLLVQPYDKSSLKAVEKAIVSSDIGLTPNNDGEVIRLSIPQLTSERRKELSKVVAKLTEEGKVAVRNIRRDAIKAYEKLEKEKKLSEDIVKDLSSDLQKVTDEYMKKIETIQKQKEKELLSV is encoded by the exons ATGGCGCTCCGGTCCTTTTCGCCCGCTGCTTCCGCCCGATCCGTCAATCCAAGCCTCACTGCTGCTAgtcttctcccatcaagaaccggCTCCATCATCAGAGCACCAG GAAATATCCATGGTGGTAATATTTCTTTGGGTAAACACATGTCCTCATTGAGCTCATCTTCAAATTACGTAAGACTACAGGAGGGAGTAAATGCATTCTTTAGTAGTCTTTTGGTATCTAGAAACTCTAAGAGAAG GGCAAGAGTCATAAGGTGTGCAACCATTGAAGAAATTGAAGCTGAGAAATCTGTGATCGAGAAGGATGCT AAAGAAAGGATGGAAAAGACCATTGAAACAGTTCGAGCAAGTTTCAATGCAGTGAGGACAGGGAGAGCAAATCCTTCCATGCTTGATCGAGTTGAG GTTGAGTATTATGGAAGTCCTGTCAGCTTGAAGAGCATTGCACAAATCAGCACACCAGATGGGAGCACTCTTCTGGTTCAGCCATATGACAAATCTAG CTTAAAAGCTGTTGAGAAGGCAATAGTAAGTTCTGACATTGGGTTGACGCCAAACAATGATGGAGAAGTGATACGACTAAGCATCCCTCAACTAACGTCTGAGCGTAGGAAG GAGTTATCAAAAGTTGTTGCTAAACTGACCGAGGAAGGAAAG gtAGCTGTAAGGAATATACGGAGAGATGCAATTAAAGCCTACGAGAAACTTGAGAAA GAGAAAAAACTCTCTGAAGATATTGTTAAAGATTTATCAAGCGATCTCCAG AAAGTGACTGATGAGTACATGAAGAAGATTGAGACCAttcaaaaacaaaaggaaaag GAACTGCTATCTGTATAA
- the LOC103990370 gene encoding uncharacterized protein LOC103990370 yields the protein MRDFPSCFGESGVQVSDSSSGASRAAQNLVTCLYQAQLLGRSCVINVTWSKNLMGQGLTVGIDDFANQCLCKLEIKPWLFSKRKGSKILEVENSKIAVSWDLSAAKFGPGPEPIEGFYIAVVFHLEMVLLLGDLTKEAYRKTNASPSPSNAVFIAKREHIYGKKVYSTKAQFCDNGQSHEVAIECDTIGLKDPYLEIRIDRKRVMQIKRLAWKFRGNQTILIDGLPVEVFWDVHSWLFGPSSGNAVFMFQTCLSAEKLLPWSASQNFRESQLQGLGFSLVLYAWKNE from the coding sequence ATGAGGGATTTCCCTTCTTGTTTCGGCGAGAGTGGGGTTCAGGTTTCGGATTCCTCGTCGGGGGCCAGCCGAGCCGCTCAAAATCTGGTGACCTGTCTTTACCAGGCTCAACTCCTCGGTCGTTCTTGTGTGATCAACGTCACATGGAGCAAGAATCTGATGGGCCAAGGCCTGACCGTCGGAATTGATGATTTCGCCAACCAATGCCTCTGCAAGTTGGAAATCAAGCCATGGTTGTTCTCCAAGAGAAAGGGCTCCAAGATCTTGGAGGTGGAGAATAGCAAGATAGCTGTATCCTGGGACCTCTCTGCTGCCAAGTTTGGACCAGGGCCTGAACCGATCGAAGGTTTCTACATCGCGGTGGTCTTCCATCTTGAGATGGTGCTGCTGCTGGGGGATCTGACCAAAGAAGCCTACCGGAAGACCAATGCAAGCCCTTCTCCTTCAAATGCTGTGTTCATTGCCAAGAGAGAGCACATCTATGGAAAGAAGGTCTATTCAACAAAGGCTCAATTTTGCGACAATGGGCAATCCCATGAAGTTGCAATAGAGTGTGACACCATTGGACTCAAGGATCCATACCTTGAGATTCGCATCGACAGGAAACGGGTAATGCAGATCAAGAGACTCGCATGGAAATTCCGCGGAAATCAGACAATCCTGATCGATGGGCTTCCTGTGGAGGTATTTTGGGATGTTCATAGCTGGCTTTTCGGTCCGTCTTCTGGGAATGCTGTCTTCATGTTTCAAACTTGCCTTTCAGCTGAAAAATTGTTACCATGGTCTGCATCACAGAACTTTAGGGAATCTCAGTTGCAAGGCCTTGGTTTTTCTTTGGTTCTTTATGCTTGGAAAAATGAATAG